From the Ctenopharyngodon idella isolate HZGC_01 chromosome 3, HZGC01, whole genome shotgun sequence genome, one window contains:
- the gpatch8 gene encoding G patch domain-containing protein 8 isoform X4, which translates to MGMGRMEMELDYAEDATEKRRVLEVEKEDTEELRQKYKDYAEKEKAIAKALEELRANFYCELCDKQYQKHQEFDNHINSYDHAHKQRLKELKQREYARNVSSRSKKDCRKQERMLRRLHELAEQRKQQDHVPGSGPMFKTTTVAVDGEKGEDSMDGVPMTVDTNTEAIEDKGICSVSGQGSPRTGPTISFGFNKTSSSPTPSGGSQAPKVSVSFSFAKKAPVKLETAAAFFADHGEETVEGEEGQEEGGEKTGGEDVGVASTTDIPQAGGGGGLGGGGGGLGGGGGGDGGGGGGGGGGEGEGEEEQSQPDDGGTLASTLNKLKMMMKKEEGYSGQEPQYYHYVPPAHCRVKPHFQFLLFMKATDQCDSKEDEDGAKDEKAAAGNVGEQKHIKVSSCTSEKDPENEPAQAQSSNPSPTLAKVNTEEESSSTAAGQSDTAVVVSLCQPADAKQGISESPDTGPRMPTGPFFPVLSKDESTTLQWPSELLEFTKAQPSLSYSCNPLYFDFKLSRNKGNWASKNSKPTKAVSTDGQEGSKPENTDSTPDTSGETCTATSVAGPSTVQKEQSLLKGEGAESENNEKKLQSNEDVSAGSKKKKKKKKHKKSSKRSKRKEKAAVEGELENETPGEKAKKKKKHKRKKSKNKPRGTDEIEAEGGGSKEKEKDKDDKDGVSTAQSSGVSTSLEGGKRKRSHKMSQLSGVEESSAGKPSSKEEHNGTKRLKSDTNTPAASCSASAQKSLSGGRPPSSDSEEDGGSSSQRSRPARRRSTPPREQRRHRSDDSGRSRSRSSRRGDHNHRRHRGQKSRSRSYSSSSERSSAGSSAYSRRSHSYSDSYSDYSDEERRHRSRIPSSDSDYERRDSGRSHRRHYSSSSSEEDSRSRSRSHSRRKHHRRRHQRSSSRSSSRSSRSSSARSYRRSSYSRSRSSASRSSSSTKGSPHRHGHSRRSDSSTRRRDFNRSRIYRSQSPRSSSRTQSRNSNSSSVQGTRGGGGASSKEGGGAAEHRNSFTARQLLEKIQSRKGGDDSGTGTKTGIKIKDPPQGYFGPKLPPALGNKSMLSLFGKLQAGKKPTLLPLTRLTESEKSEQGKNSDSNEVILVEPIREFPPPPPPPQPPVQQQQQQQQQKQQLEEAVSNAAVPEETRHPPSDPPALHESQPQYEQDPAMMMSQYQGEPRQDPSNPMLDGHLMGSEMGPQPSMHAYPGYPPPTMEDGDMGMEAEEDGLAPLESQPITFTPEEMEKYSKLQQAAQQHIQQQLLAKQVKSFPSAAAAAAAANLAAAANLAPAPPPPPAALQPIHIQQPTVSAASATSITTVQHAILQHHAAAMGLHPHNPHHPHPAHAQLAQVHHIPQHHLTPISLSPLGHSLGHSLGHSLGHTGLIPAHHTAFLSGQPIHIIPASALHHTPLALHHIPHAALYPTLFAPRPASAAAAAALQLHPLLHPIFSGQDLQHPPNHGS; encoded by the exons ATGGGAATGGGGCGAATGGAAATGGAG CTGGACTATGCAGAAGATGCCACAGAGAAGCGCCGGGTGTTGGAAGTGGAAAAAGAAGACACAGAGGAACTGCGTCAAAAATACAAG GATTATGCAGAGAAGGAAAAAGCCATTGCTAAAGCTCTAGAGGAACTGAGGGCCAACTTCTACTGTGAACTGTGTGATAAGCAATACCAGAAACATCAGGAGTTTGACAATCATATCAACTCCTACGATCATGCACACAAGCAG AGACTGAAGGAGCTGAAGCAGAGGGAGTATGCTCGGAATGTGTCTTCTCGTTCTAAAAAGGATTGCAGAAAACAGGAGAGGATGCTGCGGCGGCTTCATGAACTGGCCGAACAGAGGAAACAGCAAGACCA TGTCCCTGGTAGTGGCCCTATGTTTAAAACCACCACAGTGGCAGTAGATGGAGAAAAGGGGGAAGACTCCATGGATGGTGTGCCTATGACAGTGGATACCAACACAGAGGCTATTGAAGATAAGGGAATCTGTAGTGTTAGTGGTCAAGGCTCCCCTAGAACAGGCCCTACCATCAGCTTTGGGTTTAACAAGACTAGCTCTTCTCCAACACCCTCTGGAGGCTCACAGGCTCCCAAAGTCAGTGTCTCCTTCTCTTTTGCTAAGAAAGCCCCAGTCAAACTTGAGACAGCTGCAGCTTTCTTTGCAGACCATGGTGAAGAGACAGTGGAAGGAGAAGAAGGTCAGGAAGAGGGAGGAGAAAAGACTGGAGGAGAGGATGTAGGTGTAGCATCTACCACTGATATCCCCCaagcaggaggaggaggaggattgggtggaggaggaggaggattgggtggaggaggaggaggagatggtggtgggggtgggggtgggggtgggggtgaGGGTGAGGGTGAAGAAGAGCAGTCACAACCAGATGATGGAGGAACCCTGGCCTCCACTTTGAACAAgttgaagatgatgatgaaaaaGGAGGAAGGTTACTCTGGACAGGAGCCACAGTATTACCATTACGTACCTCCTGCACATTGTCGGGTCAAGCCCCATTTCCAGTTTCTGCTTTTCATGAAGGCTACAGACCAGTGTGATAGCAAGGAGGATGAGGATGGAGCAAAAGATGAGAAGGCAGCAGCAGGTAATGTTGGAGAGCAAAAACATATCAAAGTCAGCAGCTGCACATCTGAAAAAGACCCTGAGAATGAACCTGCACAGGCACAAAGCTCAAATCCCTCTCCCACATTAGCTAAAGTGAACACAGAGGAAGAATCAAGTAGTACAGCTGCAGGGCAAAGTGATACAGCAGTAGTAGTTAGCTTGTGCCAACCAGCTGATGCCAAGCAAGGGATATCAGAGTCACCAGACACAGGTCCCCGCATGCCAACTGGGCCTTTCTTTCCTGTGCTAAGTAAGGATGAAAGCACTACCTTGCAATGGCCTTCTGAATTGTTGGAATTTACTAAGGCTCAGCCATCTCTCTCCTACAGTTGTAATCCTCTTTACTTTGACTTCAAACTGTCAAGAAACAAAGGAAACTGGGCAAGCAAAAACAGCAAACCTACCAAGGCAGTTAGCACTGATGGACAAGAGGGTTCTAAGCCTGAAAACACAGACAGTACTCCTGACACTAGTGGAGAGACTTGCACTGCTACATCGGTTGCAGGACCCAGTACTGTTCAAAAAGAACAATCTTTATTGAAAGGGGAGGGTGCTGAGAGTGAGAACAATGAGAAGAAATTACAAAGTAATGAAGATGTGTCTGCAGGGtctaagaaaaagaaaaagaagaagaaacacAAGAAGTCAAGCAAGCGTTCCAAACGTAAAGAAAAAGCAGCAGTGGAGGGGGAGTTAGAGAATGAGACACCAGGAGagaaagcaaaaaagaaaaagaaacataaaagaaagaaaagcaaaaataaaccACGTGGCACTGATGAAATTGAAGCAGAGGGAGGTGGCAGTaaggaaaaagagaaagacaagGATGACAAAGATGGAGTATCCACTGCTCAGTCATCAGGAGTAAGCACATCCCTTGAGGGAGGAAAGAGAAAACGGTCCCACAAAATGTCTCAGTTGTCTGGAGTTGAGGAAAGCAGTGCAGGAAAACCTAGCTCTAAAGAGGAACACAATGGTACTAAACGTCTTAAATCTGACACCAATACACCTGCTGCCTCCTGCTCTGCCTCAGCCCAAAAGAGCTTAAGTGGAGGTCGACCTCCAAGCAGTGACAGTGAGGAGGATGGAGGATCATCCTCTCAACGTTCTCGACCAGCTCGCCGTCGCTCCACACCACCACGTGAGCAGCGCAGACACCGCAGTGATGATTCTGGACGATCACGTAGTAGGTCGTCTCGTCGAGGAGACCACAACCATAGACGCCACAGAGGACAAAAGTCACGCAGTCGATCCTACTCAAGTAGCTCCGAGCGTTCCTCAGCAGGGAGCAGTGCTTACAGTCGCCGTAGCCATAGCTATTCAGACAGTTACAGTGACTACAGTGATGAAGAACGTCGCCACAGATCAAGAATACCCTCCTCAGACTCAGACTATGAGAGGCGTGATAGTGGGCGATCTCACAGGCGACATTACTCCTCATCTTCTTCAGAGGAAGACTCGCGTTCACGTTCACGCTCACATAGCCGCAGGAAACATCATCGGCGGAGACACCAACGGAGCAGTAGTCGCAGCTCCAGTCGTAGTAGTAGGAGTAGCAGCGCCCGTTCCTACAGACGCAGCAGCTACAGTCGCAGCCGTAGCTCTGCCAGTCGTTCATCTAGCTCCACCAAGGGCTCTCCACATCGACATGGACACAGCCGGCGATCTGACAGCTCAACACGGCGACGGGATTTCAACCGATCGCGAATCTACCGTTCCCAGTCTCCTAGGTCTTCTTCCCGCACACAATCCCGAAACAGCAATTCTTCATCTGTACAAGGAACTAGAGGTGGTGGTGGAGCTTCCTCAAAGGAGGGTGGAGGTGCTGCAGAACATCGAAATTCATTCACAGCTCGACAACTCTTGGAGAAAATCCAATCTCGAAAAGGAGGGGATGACTCTGGTACTGGCACTAAGACAGGCATCAAGATCAAGGACCCTCCACAGGGATACTTTGGGCCCAAGCTCCCCCCTGCCCTTGGAAACAAAAGTATGTTGTCTCTTTTTGGCAAGCTCCAAGCAGGAAAGAAGCCAACATTACTTCCTCTTACACGTTTAACCGAGAGTGAAAAGTCTGAACAGGGGAAAAATTCCGATAGTAATGAAGTGATCCTGGTAGAACCCATTCGTGAGTTTCCCccacctcctcctccacctcAGCCACCAGTtcaacaacagcaacagcaacaacaacaaaagcagCAATTGGAGGAGGCTGTATCAAATGCTGCAGTGCCCGAGGAGACTAGACATCCACCCTCAGACCCTCCAGCCCTTCATGAGTCTCAGCCACAATATGAGCAGGATCCAGCAATGATGATGTCACAATACCAAGGTGAGCCAAGACAAGACCCTAGTAACCCCATGTTGGACGGGCATCTAATGGGGTCCGAGATGGGACCGCAGCCTTCTATGCACGCCTACCCTGGTTACCCCCCTCCCACAATGGAGGATGGGGACATGGGCATGGAAGCTGAAGAGGATGGTCTTGCACCTTTAGAAAGTCAACCAATCACCTTTACCCCAGAGGAAATGGAGAAATACAGCAAGTTGCAACAAGCAGCTCAACAGCACATTCAACAGCAACTGTTGGCCAAGCAGGTGAAGAGCTTCCCCTCAGCTGCAGCTGCTGCAGCGGCAGCTAACTTGGCAGCAGCAGCTAACCTTGCCCCTGCACCGCCACCACCACCAGCTGCACTGCAGCCTATCCACATCCAGCAACCTACAGTTTCTGCAGCTTCTGCTACCTCTATTACCACAGTGCAGCACGCCATCCTGCAACACCACGCTGCTGCCATGGGCCTTCATCCCCATAATCCACATCATCCCCACCCTGCCCATGCCCAGCTAGCCCAGGTGCACCACATACCTCAACATCATCTAACCCCTATCTCCTTGTCACCACTGGGCCATTCTTTGGGCCATTCACTGGGTCACTCTTTAGGACACACTGGCCTGATTCCAGCCCACCACACTGCCTTCCTTTCAGGCCAGCCCATACATATTATACCAGCCTCTGCCCTTCATCACACCCCTCTTGCTCTACACCACATCCCCCATGCTGCCCTCTACCCAACGCTTTTCGCCCCTCGGCCAGCCTCTGCTGCGGCAGCGGCTGCCCTACAGCTACACCCACTTCTGCATCCTATCTTCTCAGGGCAGGACCTTCAGCACCCTCCAAACCATGGCTCCTGA
- the gpatch8 gene encoding G patch domain-containing protein 8 isoform X2 gives MFSPGFKSQDNIGHRLLQKHGWKLGQGLGKTMQGRTDPVPIVLKYDVMGMGRMEMELDYAEDATEKRRVLEVEKEDTEELRQKYKDYAEKEKAIAKALEELRANFYCELCDKQYQKHQEFDNHINSYDHAHKQRLKELKQREYARNVSSRSKKDCRKQERMLRRLHELAEQRKQQDHVPGSGPMFKTTTVAVDGEKGEDSMDGVPMTVDTNTEAIEDKGICSVSGQGSPRTGPTISFGFNKTSSSPTPSGGSQAPKVSVSFSFAKKAPVKLETAAAFFADHGEETVEGEEGQEEGGEKTGGEDVGVASTTDIPQAGGGGGLGGGGGGLGGGGGGDGGGGGGGGGGEGEGEEEQSQPDDGGTLASTLNKLKMMMKKEEGYSGQEPQYYHYVPPAHCRVKPHFQFLLFMKATDQCDSKEDEDGAKDEKAAAGNVGEQKHIKVSSCTSEKDPENEPAQAQSSNPSPTLAKVNTEEESSSTAAGQSDTAVVVSLCQPADAKQGISESPDTGPRMPTGPFFPVLSKDESTTLQWPSELLEFTKAQPSLSYSCNPLYFDFKLSRNKGNWASKNSKPTKAVSTDGQEGSKPENTDSTPDTSGETCTATSVAGPSTVQKEQSLLKGEGAESENNEKKLQSNEDVSAGSKKKKKKKKHKKSSKRSKRKEKAAVEGELENETPGEKAKKKKKHKRKKSKNKPRGTDEIEAEGGGSKEKEKDKDDKDGVSTAQSSGVSTSLEGGKRKRSHKMSQLSGVEESSAGKPSSKEEHNGTKRLKSDTNTPAASCSASAQKSLSGGRPPSSDSEEDGGSSSQRSRPARRRSTPPREQRRHRSDDSGRSRSRSSRRGDHNHRRHRGQKSRSRSYSSSSERSSAGSSAYSRRSHSYSDSYSDYSDEERRHRSRIPSSDSDYERRDSGRSHRRHYSSSSSEEDSRSRSRSHSRRKHHRRRHQRSSSRSSSRSSRSSSARSYRRSSYSRSRSSASRSSSSTKGSPHRHGHSRRSDSSTRRRDFNRSRIYRSQSPRSSSRTQSRNSNSSSVQGTRGGGGASSKEGGGAAEHRNSFTARQLLEKIQSRKGGDDSGTGTKTGIKIKDPPQGYFGPKLPPALGNKSMLSLFGKLQAGKKPTLLPLTRLTESEKSEQGKNSDSNEVILVEPIREFPPPPPPPQPPVQQQQQQQQQKQQLEEAVSNAAVPEETRHPPSDPPALHESQPQYEQDPAMMMSQYQGEPRQDPSNPMLDGHLMGSEMGPQPSMHAYPGYPPPTMEDGDMGMEAEEDGLAPLESQPITFTPEEMEKYSKLQQAAQQHIQQQLLAKQVKSFPSAAAAAAAANLAAAANLAPAPPPPPAALQPIHIQQPTVSAASATSITTVQHAILQHHAAAMGLHPHNPHHPHPAHAQLAQVHHIPQHHLTPISLSPLGHSLGHSLGHSLGHTGLIPAHHTAFLSGQPIHIIPASALHHTPLALHHIPHAALYPTLFAPRPASAAAAAALQLHPLLHPIFSGQDLQHPPNHGS, from the exons GATAACATTGGGCACCGGCTCCTTCAGAAACATGGCTGGAAGTTGGGTCAAGGCCTGGGCAAAACCATGCAGG GACGAACTGACCCAGTGCCCATCGTCCTCAAATATGACGTCATGGGAATGGGGCGAATGGAAATGGAG CTGGACTATGCAGAAGATGCCACAGAGAAGCGCCGGGTGTTGGAAGTGGAAAAAGAAGACACAGAGGAACTGCGTCAAAAATACAAG GATTATGCAGAGAAGGAAAAAGCCATTGCTAAAGCTCTAGAGGAACTGAGGGCCAACTTCTACTGTGAACTGTGTGATAAGCAATACCAGAAACATCAGGAGTTTGACAATCATATCAACTCCTACGATCATGCACACAAGCAG AGACTGAAGGAGCTGAAGCAGAGGGAGTATGCTCGGAATGTGTCTTCTCGTTCTAAAAAGGATTGCAGAAAACAGGAGAGGATGCTGCGGCGGCTTCATGAACTGGCCGAACAGAGGAAACAGCAAGACCA TGTCCCTGGTAGTGGCCCTATGTTTAAAACCACCACAGTGGCAGTAGATGGAGAAAAGGGGGAAGACTCCATGGATGGTGTGCCTATGACAGTGGATACCAACACAGAGGCTATTGAAGATAAGGGAATCTGTAGTGTTAGTGGTCAAGGCTCCCCTAGAACAGGCCCTACCATCAGCTTTGGGTTTAACAAGACTAGCTCTTCTCCAACACCCTCTGGAGGCTCACAGGCTCCCAAAGTCAGTGTCTCCTTCTCTTTTGCTAAGAAAGCCCCAGTCAAACTTGAGACAGCTGCAGCTTTCTTTGCAGACCATGGTGAAGAGACAGTGGAAGGAGAAGAAGGTCAGGAAGAGGGAGGAGAAAAGACTGGAGGAGAGGATGTAGGTGTAGCATCTACCACTGATATCCCCCaagcaggaggaggaggaggattgggtggaggaggaggaggattgggtggaggaggaggaggagatggtggtgggggtgggggtgggggtgggggtgaGGGTGAGGGTGAAGAAGAGCAGTCACAACCAGATGATGGAGGAACCCTGGCCTCCACTTTGAACAAgttgaagatgatgatgaaaaaGGAGGAAGGTTACTCTGGACAGGAGCCACAGTATTACCATTACGTACCTCCTGCACATTGTCGGGTCAAGCCCCATTTCCAGTTTCTGCTTTTCATGAAGGCTACAGACCAGTGTGATAGCAAGGAGGATGAGGATGGAGCAAAAGATGAGAAGGCAGCAGCAGGTAATGTTGGAGAGCAAAAACATATCAAAGTCAGCAGCTGCACATCTGAAAAAGACCCTGAGAATGAACCTGCACAGGCACAAAGCTCAAATCCCTCTCCCACATTAGCTAAAGTGAACACAGAGGAAGAATCAAGTAGTACAGCTGCAGGGCAAAGTGATACAGCAGTAGTAGTTAGCTTGTGCCAACCAGCTGATGCCAAGCAAGGGATATCAGAGTCACCAGACACAGGTCCCCGCATGCCAACTGGGCCTTTCTTTCCTGTGCTAAGTAAGGATGAAAGCACTACCTTGCAATGGCCTTCTGAATTGTTGGAATTTACTAAGGCTCAGCCATCTCTCTCCTACAGTTGTAATCCTCTTTACTTTGACTTCAAACTGTCAAGAAACAAAGGAAACTGGGCAAGCAAAAACAGCAAACCTACCAAGGCAGTTAGCACTGATGGACAAGAGGGTTCTAAGCCTGAAAACACAGACAGTACTCCTGACACTAGTGGAGAGACTTGCACTGCTACATCGGTTGCAGGACCCAGTACTGTTCAAAAAGAACAATCTTTATTGAAAGGGGAGGGTGCTGAGAGTGAGAACAATGAGAAGAAATTACAAAGTAATGAAGATGTGTCTGCAGGGtctaagaaaaagaaaaagaagaagaaacacAAGAAGTCAAGCAAGCGTTCCAAACGTAAAGAAAAAGCAGCAGTGGAGGGGGAGTTAGAGAATGAGACACCAGGAGagaaagcaaaaaagaaaaagaaacataaaagaaagaaaagcaaaaataaaccACGTGGCACTGATGAAATTGAAGCAGAGGGAGGTGGCAGTaaggaaaaagagaaagacaagGATGACAAAGATGGAGTATCCACTGCTCAGTCATCAGGAGTAAGCACATCCCTTGAGGGAGGAAAGAGAAAACGGTCCCACAAAATGTCTCAGTTGTCTGGAGTTGAGGAAAGCAGTGCAGGAAAACCTAGCTCTAAAGAGGAACACAATGGTACTAAACGTCTTAAATCTGACACCAATACACCTGCTGCCTCCTGCTCTGCCTCAGCCCAAAAGAGCTTAAGTGGAGGTCGACCTCCAAGCAGTGACAGTGAGGAGGATGGAGGATCATCCTCTCAACGTTCTCGACCAGCTCGCCGTCGCTCCACACCACCACGTGAGCAGCGCAGACACCGCAGTGATGATTCTGGACGATCACGTAGTAGGTCGTCTCGTCGAGGAGACCACAACCATAGACGCCACAGAGGACAAAAGTCACGCAGTCGATCCTACTCAAGTAGCTCCGAGCGTTCCTCAGCAGGGAGCAGTGCTTACAGTCGCCGTAGCCATAGCTATTCAGACAGTTACAGTGACTACAGTGATGAAGAACGTCGCCACAGATCAAGAATACCCTCCTCAGACTCAGACTATGAGAGGCGTGATAGTGGGCGATCTCACAGGCGACATTACTCCTCATCTTCTTCAGAGGAAGACTCGCGTTCACGTTCACGCTCACATAGCCGCAGGAAACATCATCGGCGGAGACACCAACGGAGCAGTAGTCGCAGCTCCAGTCGTAGTAGTAGGAGTAGCAGCGCCCGTTCCTACAGACGCAGCAGCTACAGTCGCAGCCGTAGCTCTGCCAGTCGTTCATCTAGCTCCACCAAGGGCTCTCCACATCGACATGGACACAGCCGGCGATCTGACAGCTCAACACGGCGACGGGATTTCAACCGATCGCGAATCTACCGTTCCCAGTCTCCTAGGTCTTCTTCCCGCACACAATCCCGAAACAGCAATTCTTCATCTGTACAAGGAACTAGAGGTGGTGGTGGAGCTTCCTCAAAGGAGGGTGGAGGTGCTGCAGAACATCGAAATTCATTCACAGCTCGACAACTCTTGGAGAAAATCCAATCTCGAAAAGGAGGGGATGACTCTGGTACTGGCACTAAGACAGGCATCAAGATCAAGGACCCTCCACAGGGATACTTTGGGCCCAAGCTCCCCCCTGCCCTTGGAAACAAAAGTATGTTGTCTCTTTTTGGCAAGCTCCAAGCAGGAAAGAAGCCAACATTACTTCCTCTTACACGTTTAACCGAGAGTGAAAAGTCTGAACAGGGGAAAAATTCCGATAGTAATGAAGTGATCCTGGTAGAACCCATTCGTGAGTTTCCCccacctcctcctccacctcAGCCACCAGTtcaacaacagcaacagcaacaacaacaaaagcagCAATTGGAGGAGGCTGTATCAAATGCTGCAGTGCCCGAGGAGACTAGACATCCACCCTCAGACCCTCCAGCCCTTCATGAGTCTCAGCCACAATATGAGCAGGATCCAGCAATGATGATGTCACAATACCAAGGTGAGCCAAGACAAGACCCTAGTAACCCCATGTTGGACGGGCATCTAATGGGGTCCGAGATGGGACCGCAGCCTTCTATGCACGCCTACCCTGGTTACCCCCCTCCCACAATGGAGGATGGGGACATGGGCATGGAAGCTGAAGAGGATGGTCTTGCACCTTTAGAAAGTCAACCAATCACCTTTACCCCAGAGGAAATGGAGAAATACAGCAAGTTGCAACAAGCAGCTCAACAGCACATTCAACAGCAACTGTTGGCCAAGCAGGTGAAGAGCTTCCCCTCAGCTGCAGCTGCTGCAGCGGCAGCTAACTTGGCAGCAGCAGCTAACCTTGCCCCTGCACCGCCACCACCACCAGCTGCACTGCAGCCTATCCACATCCAGCAACCTACAGTTTCTGCAGCTTCTGCTACCTCTATTACCACAGTGCAGCACGCCATCCTGCAACACCACGCTGCTGCCATGGGCCTTCATCCCCATAATCCACATCATCCCCACCCTGCCCATGCCCAGCTAGCCCAGGTGCACCACATACCTCAACATCATCTAACCCCTATCTCCTTGTCACCACTGGGCCATTCTTTGGGCCATTCACTGGGTCACTCTTTAGGACACACTGGCCTGATTCCAGCCCACCACACTGCCTTCCTTTCAGGCCAGCCCATACATATTATACCAGCCTCTGCCCTTCATCACACCCCTCTTGCTCTACACCACATCCCCCATGCTGCCCTCTACCCAACGCTTTTCGCCCCTCGGCCAGCCTCTGCTGCGGCAGCGGCTGCCCTACAGCTACACCCACTTCTGCATCCTATCTTCTCAGGGCAGGACCTTCAGCACCCTCCAAACCATGGCTCCTGA